In Clarias gariepinus isolate MV-2021 ecotype Netherlands chromosome 21, CGAR_prim_01v2, whole genome shotgun sequence, the sequence caagtATAAAGTAAAAGTCTGCAGGTACTCTATATGGGCTCTGGCCGGGTCACAACTGCAAAGGGAGGCTGTTCCAAAGGCTGGGGGCTACTACCGAAAAGGCGGCTTTCAATTGATCATGTTTTCTCTTCCCAGTCAAAAGGCGAGCTACTGCATTTTGAACGGCTTGTAGCTGTTGAAGTTATGACTGACTGAGACCTATATATAATGAGTTACAGTAGTCAAGGCATgatgtgataaaagcatgaattactgtCTCAAACTGTTCAGGGGGGATATAGCGCTTAACTTTACTAAGAAGTCGAAGTTGGAAAAAGCTGGACCTTACTACTGAGCTGATCTGTTCATTCAACTTAAAGGCAGAGTCAAAAATTACCACAGGATTTCTggcagactgatgagacaaagattCCAGCGATCCAATGACACTGTCATAACCACTAAGGAGATTAGACTTTCCAAAAACAATCGTTTCTGTTTTACTTTTGTTCAGAGTGAAAAATTTTATCTACATCCATGTTTGAACATCTCTGAGATAGTTCAATAAGGTCTGAATAGATGGATGAGTATTTGTTGGGATAAACAGATAGATTTGAAGATCATCAGCAAAACAGTGGAAGGCGATTTTATGCTTCCTGAAAATGGACCCCAATTAAAGCATATACAGTGAGAAGAGAATTGGACCTAAGATGGAGCCTTGAGGTACCCCACAGCCAAGAGAAGACACTGTGGATGAATACTTCCCTAGATGGACTGAGAAACTCCTGTTTGACAGGTTTGATTGGAATCATTTAAGAACAGAACCTTAAATTCCAACGCATGTCTCGAGGGGTGATAAAAGGATGTTATGGTCTactgtgtcaaaagctgcagtcAGGTCCAATAAAACCAGAATGGCAGAATTACCAGAGTCAGCAGCTAAAAGCAAATAGTCAAACACTCTTATGAGACAGTTTCAGTGCTAGAATCAGAAGGATTAATTAAGCTATTTAGAGTATTAAAAAGAACATGCGGTTTTTGACTATTGTTTGACACCACCTCTGAAAAGTAATgtgattttgctgtttttacTGCTCTCTGATATTCCTGAAGGCTGTTTTTGAAGATGTTTAGTGAAACCTGAAGATTGTCCTTTTTCCACTTGCACGAGCGTCTGAGAGTGCGTGTGGTCTCATTCGGCCACGGGTCAGTCACTGGTTTAGAGCGTTTAATCCTCATAGAAGCTACTAAGTCCAGAATATAAGAACATGTGGAGTTTAACAGTTCAAGCAGTTCATCCGTGTTGAGATTACTACAATCACTAGTAAAGTGCACAGAGTCGTTAAAAGCAAGAGAGAAATGAGCAGCAGTTGAAGAGTTAATGGTGCGCACACGTAGAGCCGGAGCGCGAGGTTTAACGCAGGTGGATGGCAACGTGACAGTGAATAAAACCACAAAATGGTCCGATATACCTGTGTTGTATATCTCAATGTCGGACAGATCTAAACCATATGACAATACAAGATCTAATGTGTGCCCCTTTCTAATGTGTTGCGGCATTCACCGATTGAGGTAAAAATCAACAAGACTGAGAAACTCATTGACTAAAGGTTTAGATTCACAGCAGACATGGGTGTTAAAATCACCAAGAATAAGAAATCTATCATAATTGAATGCTATATCCGTTAAAAAGTCAGTAAAGTCTTTAATAAAATCCTTGTTAAATTTTGGTGGGCGATAAATCAGAGCACAGAGAACaggaaatttaaaatttataacaaAGGTCTGAAGCTCGAAGCTGGAGAAGAAGTCTGCAGGTAGTAATTTGCAGAGATAGTCTAAATTAAAGACTGTGGCTAGTCCACCACCACGGCCTGAGGTCCGGGggagttaaaaaataaacaatcgGGGGGCAGAAGTTCAGTAAATGCACTCAACTCACCTGGTTTCACCCACGTCTCCCAAAGAAAAATGAATTCCAACTTACGCAATTTTATGAAATTGTTTATAATGAACATTTTGTTCGCTATTGCTCTAGCGTTTAAAAGAGCCAAACAAAGTAatgatataaagaaataatattaatcaaataaaggtttattttttaaaaaacataataccTTTCATGGTAGAGTTGTACATTCTTTTAACACAGGAGAAACATTCTAAATTTTACTAAATTCATAcaggtaaaaaatatatacagtaaaaacataCACAGGAGTACTAGTGAATATTCTCAATTAAAGTGGATTAAAGAAGTGGCTTAATAAAGTTTAGGAAAACATCATTCACTACTTTATCTCaggccatatacagtatattgtgttgACACTTGCCACTGGTCGAGGATGTCAAAAGCAGCAAGTTTGCACACATTCAATTAGGAACTAAACAACTTAAGACAATCTATTAATAATCAAATATTTCAGCTCATCTACAGAGTACATTACTGTGTGTCCGTCTGTAATAATGAAACATGTGACCACAAACtgaataatcaaaataatttacAGAGAGAATAAATCTCATTCACTTTACTGTTCATGCTATAAGGCAGGGGATTTCAAACTTAATATTCAAAGGTCCGAATGTGGTTGCTATTTAAGGTCAAAGGTCCGAAATGACTGGTGATAagcaaattacttttattaaacttgcTTTTAACTTATAAGCAATGTACGTTCACAcctagaggaaaaaaaatgcaactgtAATCAAATTCTTAAAAAGGTCAAtctgttaaaatgtttaaaggatGTTTAAAGGAAAGTTTGctaggtgccaataattttagTGTACATTTGTGTgcagtattttattattgttgtttagtATTGTTGTAAAGTAACAAATTTAATTAGCAACTTGCTCCCCTGTCAGACGTCTTTGTTAAGGCAAGACTTGCTGTTCATGGACACTCCTTCCTTTGGCCTCTGTATGCACTTTAAGAGTTGATTGACGAGGAATCTTCTTCACAGGCTGTAAAACATTCAAGCATTCTGTCTAAACCTTTGTGCTAGACATTACAATCAAGCAATCTGTTGAATGTAAGAATCACAGGCTGACTTACAGATCACCGAGGATTGTGAAACAGGTTTAAAGTCTGAAATGCAGAAGATTCACAAACAGTTACTATAGAAgttgtatattgtatttaacCTACATAAAAACTGCACCTAAAGTAAATATCCTAACCTAAGGCATGTcagtatcagaaaaaaaaaatcttaacattTGTTTTCTGAAAATCTCCTTCCATTACTCACcagacttcttcttcttccagaGGACAATTCCAGCAGCAATGACAACTAGTGCTGCAACAATCATGACTATACCAATGATGTAAGAAAGAGGTTCTCCACCTGATCCTCCACCTGTTAAATCAACACAGAGTCTTTATTATCTGCTGCAGCCAGAAATCAACTTTCACTCTCTACAGCTCTAGTTTATTAGGACCTTTTGGTACTTCTCGCACTAACTCCTTCTCCAAGCTGCTGTGCTGAACCACGCAGGTGTAGGTGTGTTTCTGCAGCTCCTCAGCTGGGACTTTCAGAATGCTCCTCTTCTGGAAACTTCCATCCTGGTTATGTAACGTCTCTCTGAGCTCCACGTCCTCATGCACGTCCTCTCCGTCCTTCTGCCAGGTGATCATCACTGCTTTGGGGAAGAAACCTGTAGCATGACAGACCACCTCTGGAGAAGGAGAGCGTTTCTTGAACACCAACAACATGGGAAcagctgcagaaacacacacacatcaatattACAAAACTTCATATGATTTActcatttttaaaagattttatatgcaattaaaaataaagcaaaaaacacaCTTTACCTTTCCTTTTCAGAGTCTCGTTGCCGTAAATGAGAAACTTTTTTAGTGATTCAATGCACTCAAACTTGAGGTAGTCCTTACAGTATTCAGCCTCATGTCCTGTAGACTCCCAAATATGTTTGGTTGTTAGAGCTCCATCATGGGCTGCAGTCCAGGTGACAGTTTTCATATCCAGACTGATGAAATCTTCTCCGTCATACCCATATTGACTGTGTCCTCTAGTGATGCCATCATCATCGAGTTCACAGCCGAACATGAACTGCGCTGTGTGAACTCCTGCATGCATACAAAGAGTGAAACTCCCATGTTATATGGATTCATTGcgcacagactgatatatttaaagtgtttatttctttacattttgaggattatggcatacagctaatgaaaacccaaaatttagTATTGAAGACTCATGGTGTCACACTCTAATCAtttaattaactcaaaacatcTACAAAGCCACTTAAagcctgagcctttaaatggtctctcagtctggttcagtaggctACACCATCATCGGGAAGTTGACATTAGAAAATCATTGACACCCTGAACAGAAAAAGgtacacaagcaacagggataactGCAGCTTTGAGAGGATTGAGGACGAAAGGAAGgagtggactgcagctggagtcagtgcttcaagagccatCACACCAGATgtatccaggacatgggctacaactgtcgcATCTCTTGTGTCAAGTCTCTCTTGAACCTGAGACATCAGAGGCGCCTTACCTGGGCCAAAAACAAAGTGGAGTGTTGCTCATTGGCCAAATCCTCTTTTTAGATTGAAGTAAATTTGGCATTTATTTGGATTTCAAGGAGTCTTAAGGAAcagaggagaggcacagaatccaagttgcttgaggaccagtgtaaagtttgcacagtcGCTGATGGTTTGGAGAGCCGTGTCAACAAggaagttttagagcactttatGCATCcatctgctgaccagctttatggaaatgctgatttaattttccaGGAGGACTTGGCACCTagccacactgccaaaagtactaatcTTGCAAGCTCATTTGCGAcattgacaattgttaaaagcgctatacaaataaaattttattgaaattgaattaaaatctgGTTTAAGTACCACGATAcccctgtgcttgattggccagcaaactcgcctgacctaaaccccataAAGAATCTATGTGATATTGTAAAGAGGAACATGTGAGACACCAGACTTAACAATGCAGAAGAGCAGAAGGCTACTATCAGAGCATCCTGGGCTttcataacacctcagcagagACACAGacgcattgctgcagtaattaatGCAAAATGAGCCCTGATCAAGTActgagtgctgtacatgttcCTACTTTTCTGTAGTCCAacatttttgtcttaaaatatatatttattttattttggtttaaagtAATATTCTACTTTCCTAAAATAacgatttgttttatttaaagaaataaacacttgtaaCATATATATTGGtctttttgatgatattcttCTAATTCATTgagatgcgcgcacacacacacacacacatatatagcaTACTCAGTAAAGATCTcttaacattacatttttttttttttttttttacagtaaaaagtaTCGGGGCATTGGGGCAGTTCATCAAAATGGGCTCATTATCTCCTAAGTCCAAGTTATAAATAACCACAATGTCACTAAATAACATCCAAACAATTGAACTTTCAAAGTCTTCATTATGCACACAGCAATTATCAgcaatggaattttttttttatgtttaaatgtaatagcTTGGAGATCCTCCTTTCGCAGCAACACTCCACCACATTTTTCCTGTAGCCACTTATAAAGCTGGCACAATGAGGAATTTTAAGACTTAAACCTGTTTTAGTGCATCAAGGCTTTTTTGCAGTCTTGACTGAACAATCCTTCGTTTAACAGGAAATGTTGTTGAACAAGCGTGAATGTGAATTGGCTGAAGATGCTGCAATGTTCTTAAGGATTTAAGTGGTTTCTTTAGGGTCGTTACCTGATAACACTATGAAAAGTAACAAGTATGAAAAGACCCTTAAGCAATGAAACATGGAACATGGGTCTCGATATATATTGGAATGGTAGCCCTAAGTTAAATGATAatggtttgcttttttttaacatgttttggATTAAATTACACATACCTATACTATTATAAGACACTGTTGGCAACTACCATTGGCTGGGGCCTGCAGAAACCCCAGAAAATCTAAGCATTAAAAAACTCCATGACAGGTATGTGCCTTCTTGGAGTTGGCAGGGTACTACAGAATATTTCTGCCTAACTTCTCCTTTCTAGCCTCCTTACTGTTTTCAtttctctcaaaaaaaaagcaaatctgACTCGAGGAGTGAAGGCCCAAAGCATCTGAGCAAGCATTTCAGATCCTAAAGCAATGGTTCATAAGCTCACTAGTGCAAAGTGAGCACCAGCTAAggtcatgcatttttttaaaagggatGGTTTCTTTCATCCCAGATCGAGGGGTGGGTACAGTCCCTGGGCAGAAACATCACTAAGATTTACCTCTTAGCTGGGGGGAGGGTTAAGATGGTAGTAGAATACAACTTGACACAGGTTGTTGTGGGTAGTAGAGAAGCACATGTCTTGAGAATAGAGAGTTAGAATAGAGAATAGCTGATGCTCACATCTTGCCTTAGCTGCTCACACCAGCTGAGGCCACTACTGTTTATGGTGCTCCAGTATGTAGCATATCATCAAGTTTACAAAAAATGCCACTGTAGTGAGGCTGATAAGAAACAATGATAATGTGTCCTATATATAGAAAGTGCCATGGTTGGCAGATTGATGCAAGGCCGACAACGTGTAACTCaacactgaattgaattgactaactttattgtcattacataTTCTTTCAATTCCCACTTTGTATCAATGATGCCATGGTGATTTGAGTGAAGTGCATCAATTTACTTGAAGTCCACATTGCAAGGGATTATTCCTGGACCATCCGTTCTCTCTCTGAGCCCAGCAGTGTCTGAACTTTGTCTGACTGCTAAAAAATGTATACCTTTTTACACCCATCCTAGCAACCTCCAACAGGGGCACCATTGAGAGTGTCCTGTTAAACTTTATTACCATCTGCTCTGGGAACTGCAACGCATCCGACTGCAGAGCTCTTCACAGAGTTGTGTGTACACTGGAGCTGACCACTGGCACCCATCTCGCTTGTGTGCAGAAGGTAATCATCCCTAGGTCTATCTGAAAAGCCATTAGCACTGTAGCTGCCTCTTCTGACACCCTCCATCATACCCCCTCCGATCTGGAACAATATTCAGCAGcttcaaaaaaaaagcatttctctAAACAGTAATTCTATTCACCTCCCATGCCCTTCCCAGGATCTTTACTGGTTTACACCTTTCATCTCTTATGCTTATTGGacaattaaaatacaatttactgACACTATTATAAAAGGGATCCTTACACAACTGatcattttaacacatacactaccattcaaaagtttttgaacacttgcaaatttcttttttttttttgtttagtgatttattttctatattctacaacgatactggggatttcaaaactataaaataacacatacagtatgggatTAGGtcattacgtaacaacaagaaaaacaacagttagttgttattttaagacacacaggtcagcctttctgtaatagttcttgtcaagaacagtattgtcaaatgcatttgcaaaatccgtcaagcaacataataaaactggctctcatgaagaccatcccaacGATACCATTGAACCATTGAACGATAGTGTATATATGGTTGGTTGATCCAAATAAATATCTACAATACATTTTCTGCTCGTTTGCACAAACTGCTTACAAAATTTATTTGAACTGCAATCATATTCCAATCGTCTCCccaaagtgtttgtttttgacTGAATTAATGTGCTGCTGCCGTATCTGTATTGCACCATGTGGTCCGGTGTACTGAAT encodes:
- the LOC128509175 gene encoding BOLA class I histocompatibility antigen, alpha chain BL3-7-like; this translates as MLHGSAVTKVLLLLTIYVHLSSADVHTLQFFFTEVTEVNFPEFSLVGLLDGEQIVYYNSNNRTMIPKTDWIKKVKSDDPGFWDSLTLRAQSEQEWFKDHMTTVMQSFNQTEGVHTAQFMFGCELDDDGITRGHSQYGYDGEDFISLDMKTVTWTAAHDGALTTKHIWESTGHEAEYCKDYLKFECIESLKKFLIYGNETLKRKAVPMLLVFKKRSPSPEVVCHATGFFPKAVMITWQKDGEDVHEDVELRETLHNQDGSFQKRSILKVPAEELQKHTYTCVVQHSSLEKELVREVPKGGGSGGEPLSYIIGIVMIVAALVVIAAGIVLWKKKKSDFKPVSQSSVISCEEDSSSINS